The following are encoded in a window of Limibacter armeniacum genomic DNA:
- a CDS encoding L,D-transpeptidase, protein MRILSTLNLSILLFIAHYAAAFNQEQDSLQLKKAEAEAWVSKLNSIQALRQEQPYMPMPLKMACDSLIFNLQESYFSLSDEQKSLANEEVFTGKVLSPTRNIRQYQLIKDKFEEQLNYLVYEKNWKGNGFVMLVNAAAYNRGGQKAYLVHVKSGLMLEVKVSTAWQGIGYSCDSGKTPLGYFTLNDETKNLWMANTIMTDMKDIFIRIEKQKFAGTAQWLHKVSTKKEKAYILSNQYALKGQNDGSEYVPISAPQYYYYQDSSVYWMDNLNSLERHLYVHGTNRVEQLGYALSGGCIRTSSIFSYLLKEIITRQKVIPVFIDAIPLQNAVAARYAPSFDKYDVEKTLDFRSEVTLLYERIYNDKNRCVLDKQLEKDVLEPITKLLVHDRKVKVSINMKTKVPLPEKAMIRWFELQDSLSYLVSEQFRNTFDIQSNYYAGGYVEDLAVLRRYSASDATIFVKQRLAYSKEYLLMRLEEKLKEYEIPFEKIKEQINIETPQVVEKAEDGNELTQNPFTVLDISPQRKLVLKYYEYLDSLSTANPTAFDRSELEWISSYIVERRQEKQLASENKTIIITLHDAILAQAYIYAAGEIALRKEGVETGKMKYPNDNEGFENFLALHKKPKYALIDAAGYKELYNFSYIYSKLSAKLTENMKQNNERIFGITLFGEEYFSKFKKFENRLEITVDVSLNNILLNEE, encoded by the coding sequence ATGAGAATACTTTCTACCCTTAATTTATCCATCTTGCTGTTTATTGCTCACTACGCAGCAGCTTTCAACCAAGAACAAGATTCTCTTCAACTTAAGAAAGCTGAAGCTGAAGCGTGGGTAAGTAAGCTCAACTCAATTCAGGCACTCAGACAGGAACAGCCTTATATGCCAATGCCATTGAAAATGGCATGTGACAGCCTCATTTTCAACCTTCAAGAAAGTTACTTCAGCTTATCTGATGAACAGAAAAGCTTGGCGAATGAAGAAGTCTTTACTGGTAAAGTATTATCACCAACAAGAAACATTCGCCAGTATCAGTTGATTAAAGATAAGTTTGAGGAGCAGTTAAACTATCTGGTTTATGAAAAGAACTGGAAAGGAAATGGTTTTGTCATGCTGGTTAATGCAGCCGCCTATAACAGGGGAGGGCAAAAAGCCTATTTAGTACATGTAAAGTCAGGACTTATGCTAGAAGTCAAAGTATCCACTGCCTGGCAAGGTATAGGTTACTCCTGTGACTCAGGCAAAACTCCACTTGGTTATTTTACACTGAATGATGAAACCAAGAACCTGTGGATGGCTAATACCATCATGACCGACATGAAAGACATTTTCATTCGGATTGAAAAGCAAAAGTTTGCTGGTACAGCACAATGGCTACATAAAGTGAGTACCAAAAAAGAGAAAGCTTACATCCTATCTAATCAATATGCGCTGAAAGGACAAAATGACGGTAGTGAATACGTTCCTATATCGGCTCCACAGTATTACTACTATCAGGATAGTTCTGTCTATTGGATGGACAACCTAAACTCATTGGAACGCCACTTATATGTACATGGTACAAATAGAGTCGAGCAGCTTGGCTATGCGCTTTCAGGTGGCTGTATCAGAACATCCAGCATTTTCTCTTACTTACTAAAGGAAATAATTACTCGACAAAAGGTAATTCCTGTTTTTATTGATGCAATACCTCTTCAAAACGCTGTTGCTGCTAGGTATGCACCAAGCTTTGACAAGTATGATGTAGAAAAGACTTTGGACTTTAGGAGTGAAGTTACGTTGCTATATGAAAGAATATATAATGATAAAAACAGATGTGTGCTGGATAAGCAACTAGAAAAAGATGTTTTGGAGCCTATTACAAAACTCTTGGTACATGACCGAAAGGTTAAAGTTAGTATCAATATGAAAACCAAGGTTCCACTTCCTGAAAAAGCCATGATCCGCTGGTTTGAGCTTCAGGATAGCTTATCTTACTTGGTCAGTGAGCAGTTCAGAAACACTTTTGATATTCAGAGTAATTATTATGCAGGTGGATATGTAGAAGACTTGGCTGTACTTAGGCGCTATAGCGCCTCTGATGCTACAATATTTGTAAAACAAAGACTTGCTTACTCCAAAGAGTACCTTCTCATGAGACTTGAAGAAAAGCTCAAGGAATATGAAATTCCATTTGAAAAAATAAAGGAACAGATCAATATTGAAACGCCTCAAGTAGTAGAAAAAGCAGAGGATGGTAATGAGTTAACGCAAAATCCATTTACTGTACTAGACATTTCTCCTCAAAGAAAGCTTGTCCTCAAGTATTATGAGTATCTAGACTCGCTTTCGACTGCTAACCCAACAGCCTTTGACAGGTCAGAACTGGAATGGATCAGTTCATATATAGTAGAAAGAAGGCAAGAAAAGCAGCTAGCTTCTGAAAATAAAACCATCATTATCACACTCCATGATGCGATTCTTGCTCAGGCTTATATTTATGCAGCCGGCGAAATCGCACTTAGAAAAGAAGGTGTGGAAACAGGTAAAATGAAATACCCGAATGACAATGAGGGTTTTGAAAACTTCTTGGCATTACATAAAAAACCTAAATATGCATTAATTGATGCGGCTGGGTATAAGGAGCTTTATAACTTCTCTTACATATATTCAAAGCTAAGTGCCAAGCTTACCGAGAACATGAAACAGAATAATGAACGTATATTTGGGATTACACTATTTGGTGAGGAGTACTTCAGTAAATTCAAAAAGTTTGAAAACAGGTTAGAAATTACTGTTGATGTCTCATTGAATAATATTCTTCTCAATGAAGAATAG
- a CDS encoding NUDIX hydrolase, with the protein MNEYYRNAYRPLLAMDCVIFGYEKGTLKVLLTRRKQEPYKGAWGLATGFLHEGESLDYAAERILKKQTGLDDIYMDQLQAFGDVGRDPVERVVSIVYYALINVDNYDRSLLEENQAEWFSITSLPKLMFDHENMIQKAWGKLRRKSRYQPIGFELLPEKFTLPELQSLYEAIHQKQFDKRNFRKKILATNLLVKLDEKQKGVSKKGAYYYQFQKDLYDELIAAGFNFELKSMAFGS; encoded by the coding sequence ATGAACGAGTATTATAGAAACGCCTATCGGCCCCTGCTGGCCATGGACTGTGTGATATTTGGTTATGAAAAAGGTACGCTGAAGGTTCTTCTTACCCGTAGGAAGCAGGAACCTTATAAAGGTGCGTGGGGTCTGGCAACAGGTTTCCTCCATGAGGGAGAGTCTTTGGATTATGCCGCAGAACGTATCCTAAAAAAGCAGACAGGTTTGGACGACATCTATATGGATCAGTTACAAGCCTTTGGTGATGTAGGAAGAGACCCTGTAGAACGAGTGGTTTCAATTGTTTACTACGCATTGATTAATGTGGATAACTATGACAGGTCTCTGTTGGAAGAAAACCAAGCAGAATGGTTTTCTATTACAAGTCTGCCAAAGTTAATGTTTGACCATGAAAACATGATCCAAAAGGCATGGGGAAAACTCAGAAGAAAGTCCCGTTATCAGCCTATTGGATTTGAGTTGCTGCCCGAGAAGTTTACCCTTCCTGAGCTTCAATCCCTTTATGAAGCAATCCACCAGAAGCAGTTTGATAAGCGTAACTTCCGTAAGAAGATCCTTGCTACAAACCTATTGGTGAAATTGGACGAGAAACAGAAAGGTGTTTCCAAGAAAGGAGCTTATTATTATCAGTTCCAAAAAGATTTGTATGATGAGTTGATTGCTGCTGGATTCAACTTTGAGCTTAAATCAATGGCCTTTGGTAGTTAA
- the rpsC gene encoding 30S ribosomal protein S3 — translation MGQKVNPIGLRLGYIKGWESSWYGGKDFSDKLVEDQEIRKYLAARIPNPRAGVAKVVIERTLKRITLTIHTARPGVVIGKAGAEVDRIKEELKKLTGKDVQINIFEVKRPETDAKLVGESIAQQLQNRVSYRRAMKQAIANAMRVGAQGIKIKLSGRLGGAEMARVETYKEGRIPLHTLRADIDYALSEAQTVYGIIGIKVWIFKGEVIGKRDLSPNVDTGGKKEGRGGRGGRNQGRGGRGGRGGQGQGGGRRDRKDNRGGKES, via the coding sequence ATGGGACAAAAAGTAAATCCTATAGGTCTTAGACTTGGCTATATTAAAGGTTGGGAGTCTAGCTGGTATGGTGGAAAAGACTTTTCAGACAAGCTGGTAGAAGACCAAGAGATCAGAAAATATTTGGCAGCACGTATCCCTAATCCAAGAGCAGGGGTAGCAAAAGTTGTTATCGAAAGAACACTGAAGCGTATCACGCTTACTATCCACACTGCTCGTCCAGGCGTGGTAATTGGTAAAGCGGGTGCTGAAGTAGACCGTATCAAAGAAGAGCTGAAGAAGCTTACTGGTAAAGACGTTCAGATCAACATCTTCGAGGTGAAAAGACCTGAAACAGACGCTAAACTGGTAGGTGAATCAATCGCTCAGCAGCTGCAGAACCGTGTATCTTACAGAAGAGCAATGAAGCAAGCAATTGCTAACGCTATGAGAGTAGGTGCACAAGGTATCAAAATCAAGCTGTCAGGTCGTTTGGGTGGTGCGGAAATGGCACGTGTTGAAACATACAAAGAGGGTCGTATTCCACTACACACACTGAGAGCTGACATCGATTACGCTCTGTCAGAAGCACAGACTGTATACGGTATCATCGGTATTAAAGTATGGATCTTCAAAGGTGAAGTGATCGGTAAGCGTGACCTTTCTCCTAACGTAGACACTGGCGGCAAGAAAGAAGGCCGTGGTGGACGCGGTGGTCGTAACCAAGGCCGTGGCGGACGCGGTGGTCGTGGTGGCCAAGGCCAAGGCGGCGGTAGAAGAGACAGAAAAGATAACAGAGGCGGCAAAGAAAGCTAA
- the rplV gene encoding 50S ribosomal protein L22, protein MEAVAKLNNCPIAPRKMRLVVDTIRGKKAIEALNLLRYEQKAGAPYMEKLLLSAIANWEQKNPNDSIEDADLFVKEVFVTQGRTLKRFRPAPQGRAHRIRKRSNHVTLVVDALSTGLIDVQVESADNE, encoded by the coding sequence ATGGAAGCAGTAGCAAAACTGAATAACTGCCCAATCGCTCCTCGCAAGATGCGTCTTGTTGTGGATACGATCAGAGGCAAGAAAGCCATTGAAGCATTGAACTTGCTTAGATATGAGCAAAAAGCAGGTGCTCCTTACATGGAGAAACTTCTTCTGTCTGCCATCGCTAACTGGGAGCAGAAGAACCCTAATGACTCTATTGAGGACGCAGACCTGTTCGTAAAAGAGGTATTCGTAACGCAAGGTCGTACACTGAAGCGTTTCCGTCCAGCTCCACAAGGTAGAGCGCACAGAATCAGAAAACGTTCAAACCACGTAACTTTGGTGGTTGACGCTCTGAGCACTGGCCTGATTGACGTTCAAGTTGAATCAGCAGACAACGAATAA
- the rpsS gene encoding 30S ribosomal protein S19, translating into MARSLKKGPYIDFRLDNKVQALNESGKKQVVKTWSRRSMISPDFIGHTFAVHNGNKFIPVYVTENMVGHKLGEFAPTRTFKGHINKKDKGKR; encoded by the coding sequence ATGGCTAGATCACTAAAAAAAGGACCATATATTGATTTCCGCCTGGATAATAAAGTACAGGCGTTGAACGAGTCTGGTAAGAAGCAAGTTGTCAAGACTTGGTCTAGAAGATCTATGATCTCTCCAGATTTCATCGGTCATACGTTCGCTGTTCACAACGGTAACAAATTTATCCCTGTATATGTGACTGAAAACATGGTAGGTCATAAACTAGGTGAATTTGCTCCTACAAGAACTTTTAAGGGTCACATTAACAAAAAAGACAAAGGCAAAAGATAA
- the rplB gene encoding 50S ribosomal protein L2: MAVKKLKPVTPGTRFRIAPTFEEITKSTPEKSLLAKKSHTGGRNNTGKMTVRNVGGGHKKKYRIIDFIREKHGVAATVIGIEYDPNRTARIALLQYEDGEKRYIVAPQGLTDGMTVVSGPGSSPEVGNTLPLSEIPVGTIIHNIELRPGHGAAMVRSAGAYAQLLGRTGKYATIKLPSGETRMVLAVCMATIGTVSNSDHMNVRLGKAGRNRWLGRRPRVRGVAMNPVDHPMGGGEGKSSGGHPRSRNGLYAKGQKTRKHNKYSDRMIISRRKK, encoded by the coding sequence ATGGCAGTAAAAAAGTTAAAACCAGTAACTCCAGGTACGCGATTCAGAATCGCTCCTACATTCGAGGAGATTACTAAGAGCACGCCAGAGAAGTCGCTGTTAGCGAAAAAGTCACACACTGGTGGTAGAAATAATACAGGTAAAATGACTGTCCGCAACGTTGGTGGTGGTCACAAGAAAAAATACCGTATCATTGACTTCATACGTGAGAAACACGGAGTTGCTGCTACTGTAATTGGTATCGAATACGATCCAAACAGAACTGCACGCATTGCCCTATTGCAATATGAGGATGGTGAGAAGCGCTATATCGTTGCTCCTCAAGGCCTGACTGACGGCATGACGGTAGTATCTGGTCCTGGATCTAGCCCAGAAGTAGGAAACACACTTCCTCTTTCTGAAATTCCTGTAGGTACAATCATTCATAACATCGAACTGAGACCTGGTCACGGTGCTGCGATGGTTCGTTCTGCTGGTGCATACGCTCAGTTGCTGGGCCGTACTGGTAAGTACGCTACTATCAAATTGCCTTCAGGCGAAACACGTATGGTGTTGGCAGTTTGTATGGCTACAATCGGTACTGTTTCTAACTCAGACCACATGAACGTTCGTTTGGGTAAAGCTGGTAGAAACAGATGGTTGGGCAGACGTCCTAGAGTTAGAGGTGTAGCAATGAACCCAGTCGATCACCCTATGGGTGGTGGTGAAGGTAAATCTTCAGGCGGTCACCCACGCTCTAGAAACGGCTTGTACGCTAAAGGTCAGAAGACTAGAAAGCACAACAAGTACTCTGACAGAATGATTATCTCAAGAAGAAAAAAATAA
- the rplW gene encoding 50S ribosomal protein L23 — MQILIKPLITEKAASMNEEGVYVFVVNKNANKIQIKQAIEEKYGVTVDSVRTAIMPGKSKTRYTKTAIIDGSTSSYKKAFIKLAEGEIIDIYENM; from the coding sequence ATGCAAATACTTATCAAACCACTAATCACTGAGAAAGCTGCTAGTATGAATGAGGAAGGCGTTTATGTTTTTGTTGTAAACAAAAACGCTAACAAAATTCAGATCAAGCAAGCAATTGAGGAGAAATACGGAGTAACCGTAGATTCAGTGAGAACAGCGATCATGCCTGGCAAGTCTAAGACAAGATACACTAAGACTGCTATTATTGACGGAAGCACTTCATCTTACAAGAAGGCATTCATCAAATTGGCTGAAGGCGAAATCATCGATATTTACGAGAACATGTAA
- the rplD gene encoding 50S ribosomal protein L4 produces the protein MELAVVNIQGAETGRTVNLPDSVFGIEPNDHAIYLDVKQYLANQRQGTHKSKERAEITGSTRKLKKQKGTGTARAGSIKSPVFVGGGRVFGPKPRNYSFKLNKKLKQLARKSALAYKASEQNITVVEAFNFDAPKTKSYAAVLEALSLTGTKTLLVTGDVNTNVVKSARNLPKTKVATVADLNTYDIMHTERVILVEDAVEKFSNF, from the coding sequence ATGGAATTAGCAGTTGTAAATATTCAAGGCGCTGAAACTGGAAGAACAGTGAATCTTCCTGATTCTGTGTTCGGCATTGAGCCAAACGACCACGCTATCTACCTGGACGTGAAACAATACCTGGCTAACCAAAGACAAGGTACTCACAAGTCTAAGGAGAGAGCTGAGATTACGGGTTCTACTCGTAAACTAAAAAAACAAAAAGGTACAGGTACTGCACGTGCCGGTTCTATCAAGTCTCCAGTATTTGTTGGTGGTGGTAGAGTATTTGGCCCTAAGCCAAGAAACTACTCTTTCAAACTGAACAAAAAACTGAAGCAGCTTGCTAGAAAATCAGCTTTGGCATACAAAGCATCTGAGCAAAACATCACTGTGGTTGAGGCATTCAACTTCGATGCACCTAAGACTAAATCTTATGCAGCAGTGCTGGAAGCTCTTTCACTTACAGGTACTAAAACGTTGCTAGTTACTGGCGATGTGAATACTAACGTAGTGAAGTCAGCACGCAACTTGCCTAAGACTAAGGTTGCAACAGTAGCGGACCTTAACACTTACGATATCATGCACACTGAGCGCGTGATTCTTGTGGAGGACGCGGTTGAAAAATTTTCTAACTTCTAA
- the rplC gene encoding 50S ribosomal protein L3 gives MPGIIGKKVGMTSIFDENGKNIACTLIVTGPNVVTQVKTPETDGYSAVQIGFDEKKEKRTSAALKGHFAKAGTTPKRKLIEFRNPEAEYSLGDTLKMEEIFAEGEFVDIIGTSKGKGFQGVVKRHGFGGVGQSTHGQHNRLRAPGAIGACATPSRVFKGLRMAGRTGGKRVTVQNLTVLKLYPEENLILVSGAVPGAKNSYVIIEK, from the coding sequence ATGCCAGGAATTATCGGTAAGAAAGTCGGTATGACCAGTATTTTTGATGAAAACGGCAAGAACATCGCTTGTACGTTGATCGTTACTGGTCCTAACGTAGTGACTCAGGTAAAAACTCCTGAAACTGACGGTTATTCAGCTGTTCAGATCGGGTTTGACGAGAAAAAAGAAAAAAGAACGTCCGCTGCCTTGAAAGGTCACTTCGCAAAAGCAGGAACAACTCCAAAGCGTAAGCTTATTGAGTTCCGTAACCCAGAGGCTGAGTACTCTTTGGGGGATACGCTTAAAATGGAAGAAATCTTCGCTGAAGGAGAGTTCGTAGACATTATTGGTACCTCTAAAGGTAAAGGTTTCCAAGGTGTAGTTAAAAGACACGGTTTCGGTGGTGTTGGTCAGAGTACACACGGTCAGCACAACAGATTGAGAGCACCAGGTGCTATCGGTGCTTGTGCTACGCCTTCAAGAGTATTCAAAGGCCTGAGAATGGCTGGTAGAACTGGCGGTAAGCGTGTGACAGTTCAAAACCTGACAGTATTGAAACTTTATCCAGAAGAAAACCTGATTCTGGTAAGTGGTGCTGTACCAGGTGCGAAAAATTCTTACGTAATCATCGAAAAGTAA
- a CDS encoding DUF6702 family protein, whose product MKKLLIILCGLVPLLSSALHPLHISVTNIDYNGENNSLEITHKIFMDDLEQAIEGIGGPKLQLGTKFEHPESEKWLSQYLQQHFTLTVNNKEVAFNYVGREADLSAIWIYREVLKVKKVKSLQIDCDFLTEQFDDQRNIIHLKYEDKEESFLMNKNNTTETFTP is encoded by the coding sequence ATGAAAAAACTTCTGATCATTCTTTGTGGACTTGTCCCTCTTCTTTCATCTGCTTTACACCCTTTACATATTAGTGTCACCAATATCGATTACAATGGAGAAAACAATTCCCTTGAAATCACCCATAAGATTTTCATGGATGACCTTGAACAGGCTATAGAAGGAATTGGTGGACCAAAATTACAATTAGGAACCAAGTTCGAGCATCCTGAAAGTGAAAAATGGTTGTCCCAATACTTACAACAGCATTTTACCCTAACTGTAAATAACAAAGAAGTAGCGTTCAACTATGTAGGAAGGGAAGCTGATCTTTCCGCTATATGGATTTATAGAGAAGTACTAAAAGTGAAAAAAGTAAAAAGCCTTCAAATCGATTGTGATTTCCTTACAGAACAATTCGACGATCAAAGAAATATTATTCACCTAAAATATGAAGACAAGGAAGAGAGCTTTTTAATGAATAAGAACAACACAACTGAAACCTTTACTCCTTGA
- a CDS encoding T9SS type B sorting domain-containing protein has product MVTIILYRDVTGVPAGEGLVDFGDGTDPRLVSPQSLGNTEDGLTEILLYEVEHTFPSAGTYKVSYFEKNRNPTVRNMDVPSETAFYIESEFLINPILGLNSSPTLLIPPVLQARIGQKYMINAGAFDAQGDSLAYRLTICRQGRDLPVQNYRFPDDPNETWTFEREDCTRPGEFFIDPITGDLTWDAPNEAGEYNVAFFVDEFRDGQKIGSVNRDMQIIVKDVANFGPTLTVPNDTCVIAGDQITGLIVSEELMEAPCATGGLEPENHLVDLFLVTQPSLTPPSVSPSFAVAGLQPPLGREEGTLTWQTNCLDIRSEPYQFTFQTLDNPRPENDRLNAQLQLGDTKSWRIKVVGPPPQNLQAEADELNGNITLTWDNYSCGRAENIMIYRKVGSFDFQPVCETGLPAYTGYEKIAEVEAGRTSYVDNSLERGSNYCYRIFVTFEDPQGGESLASEEACAFLPATLYMTKVSVVETDTENGTIDVEWTQPTMSDLPQPISYRLFRAEGFEGKDNFVEINQTFSETQTSYTDTGLNTRDLVYHYWVELIAGGSTFDTTRTASTVRLESASQLSSIQLNWRAIVPWSITSNRFPTHLIYRKLDEEPDEAFVLIDSIIVNQAGLTYTDIGNTLSGGFVEGQVYCYRVLTYGTYEFDELPEPLLNFSQTRCTTLLDTIPPCPPILSLMSPDCSTLKNVGDYNPDDPCTDRFSNILTWVNDTSDGCDNDIVSYNIYYSPRLAENLAEFDSLIGNVPDLTFVHSNLVSLAGSYAVTALDDAGNESPISNIVTQDNECPIYELPNAFSPNGDGINDLFIPMRCPRFVRSVEFEVFNRWGESIYEFNSESDDGSDVEIMWNGENKNGKIISSGTYFYQADVQFYRLNEADEKVTIKGWIQVIRNKDDTVID; this is encoded by the coding sequence ATGGTCACAATCATCCTCTACAGGGATGTAACTGGTGTACCTGCCGGAGAAGGACTTGTGGATTTTGGAGATGGTACGGACCCAAGACTTGTAAGTCCACAATCTCTTGGGAATACAGAAGATGGCTTGACTGAGATACTACTTTATGAAGTGGAACATACCTTCCCATCGGCAGGCACTTACAAGGTTTCCTATTTTGAAAAAAACCGGAACCCAACTGTTCGCAATATGGATGTTCCCAGCGAAACCGCCTTCTATATAGAGTCTGAGTTTCTGATCAACCCTATTTTAGGACTCAACTCTTCTCCAACCTTACTTATTCCTCCAGTTCTTCAGGCTCGCATAGGTCAAAAGTATATGATCAATGCAGGTGCTTTTGATGCTCAAGGTGACAGCTTAGCTTACCGTCTAACTATCTGTAGGCAAGGCCGTGATCTTCCTGTTCAAAACTATCGCTTCCCAGATGACCCGAATGAAACATGGACATTTGAACGAGAGGACTGTACACGTCCGGGTGAGTTTTTTATTGATCCTATCACTGGAGACCTTACTTGGGATGCTCCAAATGAAGCCGGAGAGTACAACGTAGCTTTCTTTGTAGATGAATTTCGAGATGGGCAAAAAATCGGTTCTGTTAACCGGGATATGCAAATTATTGTAAAGGACGTCGCAAACTTTGGTCCTACATTAACGGTCCCGAATGATACCTGTGTTATCGCTGGAGACCAAATTACAGGTTTGATTGTCTCTGAAGAGCTTATGGAAGCCCCTTGTGCAACAGGAGGACTAGAGCCTGAGAACCACTTGGTCGATCTATTTTTGGTAACCCAACCAAGTCTAACTCCGCCTAGTGTTTCACCAAGTTTTGCAGTAGCAGGTTTACAACCTCCGCTTGGAAGAGAAGAAGGTACACTGACATGGCAAACTAACTGCCTTGACATCAGGTCTGAGCCTTATCAGTTTACTTTTCAAACGCTAGATAATCCACGCCCAGAGAATGACCGACTTAACGCCCAACTTCAACTTGGCGACACCAAGTCATGGCGTATTAAGGTGGTTGGTCCACCACCTCAGAACCTCCAAGCTGAAGCTGATGAACTGAATGGAAATATTACGCTTACATGGGACAACTACTCCTGTGGCAGAGCTGAAAATATTATGATTTATCGCAAAGTGGGTTCTTTTGATTTTCAACCTGTCTGTGAAACTGGACTCCCTGCCTACACTGGCTATGAAAAAATAGCAGAGGTGGAAGCAGGAAGAACCTCCTATGTAGATAATTCATTGGAAAGAGGGTCTAATTACTGCTATAGAATATTTGTCACATTTGAAGATCCTCAAGGGGGAGAAAGCTTAGCCTCTGAAGAAGCTTGTGCGTTTCTACCCGCTACACTCTACATGACCAAAGTCAGCGTAGTTGAAACCGATACAGAAAACGGAACAATTGACGTGGAGTGGACACAACCTACTATGAGTGATTTACCACAGCCTATCTCCTACCGTTTATTCAGAGCCGAAGGGTTTGAAGGAAAAGATAACTTTGTTGAAATCAACCAAACTTTCTCTGAAACTCAAACCTCATATACAGACACAGGGCTCAATACACGGGACCTTGTTTATCATTATTGGGTTGAATTAATTGCTGGAGGCAGTACCTTTGACACTACTCGTACAGCATCAACCGTTCGATTAGAATCCGCTTCTCAATTAAGCTCAATTCAATTAAACTGGCGGGCTATTGTCCCTTGGAGTATTACATCCAATCGTTTCCCTACGCATTTAATTTACCGTAAGCTTGATGAAGAGCCTGATGAGGCTTTTGTCTTGATAGACAGTATTATTGTCAATCAAGCTGGGCTAACCTATACCGATATTGGCAATACGCTGTCAGGTGGATTTGTGGAAGGGCAAGTCTATTGTTATCGGGTTTTGACATATGGTACGTACGAATTCGATGAGCTTCCCGAACCATTACTCAATTTTTCTCAAACCCGTTGCACAACATTACTTGACACTATTCCACCATGTCCTCCAATACTTTCGTTAATGAGTCCTGACTGTTCAACCTTAAAAAACGTAGGTGATTACAACCCTGATGACCCCTGCACAGACAGGTTCTCAAATATTCTCACGTGGGTTAATGACACTTCAGATGGTTGTGACAATGATATAGTTTCATACAATATATATTATAGCCCAAGGCTAGCTGAAAACTTAGCTGAATTTGACAGCCTGATAGGTAATGTCCCTGATCTTACTTTTGTACACAGTAACCTTGTTTCACTAGCAGGAAGCTACGCTGTTACCGCTTTGGATGACGCTGGGAACGAAAGTCCAATAAGCAACATCGTAACTCAGGATAATGAGTGTCCTATCTACGAATTGCCAAATGCTTTTAGTCCAAATGGGGATGGCATCAATGATTTATTTATCCCTATGCGTTGCCCTAGGTTTGTGCGAAGTGTAGAATTTGAAGTGTTTAATCGATGGGGTGAATCTATTTATGAGTTTAATTCTGAAAGTGATGATGGTAGTGATGTAGAAATCATGTGGAATGGTGAAAATAAAAACGGTAAAATCATTTCATCCGGAACTTACTTTTATCAAGCTGATGTACAGTTTTACCGTCTGAATGAAGCTGACGAAAAAGTAACAATAAAAGGATGGATCCAAGTGATTCGGAATAAAGACGATACGGTCATTGACTAA